One window of Medicago truncatula cultivar Jemalong A17 chromosome 2, MtrunA17r5.0-ANR, whole genome shotgun sequence genomic DNA carries:
- the LOC25487361 gene encoding beta-glucosidase 18 isoform X1, protein MKMQKWFMHVVFTLFCFSLLHVQSSHKVDDEINRSQFPNGFLFGTSTSSYQIEGAAFEDGKGLSNWDKFSHTPGMINNDENGDIANDHYHRYLEDIKLMSSLGINVYRFSISWSRILPRGTYGDINPSGVMFYNNLIDNLLLRGIEPFVTIHHHDLPQELEERYGGWLSPLIQRDFVHFAEICFKSFGDRVKYWVTINEPTLVSDFAFIRGKYPPSHCSPPFGNCYTGNSDVEPLLVMHNMLLSHAKAVELYRKHYQAKQAGTVGIVAHTFMYEPLRDEECDRQATNRALAFVIGWLLDPLVFGEYPAEMRSILGNRLPKISTKEKSLLRGSLDFIGINNYGALYAKDCYLSTCPLEAARPIRGFLETTGMRDGIPIGDQTGMPRFFVVPKGMEKIVDYIKIKYQNLPMYITENGYSSPLNASMTMHDLLHDFKRIEYHKAYLAALLRAIRKGADVRGYMVWSLFDNFEWNSGYNVRFGLYYVDRQTLERIPKLSVEWFSSFLNNTSDDTNIEDLSKQYRSKYVTATAVV, encoded by the exons atgaaaatgcaaaaatggTTTATGCATGTTGTGTTTACACTATTTTGCTTCTCTCTTTTACATGTCCAAAGTTCTCAtaaagttgatgatgaaatcaATAGATCTCAATTCCCAAATGGCTTCCTCTTTGGAACAAGCACTTCCTCTTACCAA atTGAAGGAGCAGCTTTTGAAGATGGTAAAGGTTTAAGTAACTGGGATAAATTCAGTCACACACCAg GAATGATAAATAATGATGAGAATGGTGATATAGCAAATGATCATTACCATCGCTATTTG GAAGATATCAAATTGATGTCATCACTTGGGATAAATGTATATAGATTTTCAATTTCATGGTCTAGAATTCTACCTA GAGGAACATATGGGGACATAAATCCAAGTGGGGTTATGTTCTACAACAATCTTATAGACAATCTGCTGCTTAGAG GAATTGAGCCTTTTGTGACAATTCACCATCATGACTTGCCACAAGAGCTGGAAGAAAGATATGGTGGTTGGCTTAGTCCCCTAATTCA GAGAGATTTTGTTCACTTTGCTGAAATTTGTTTTAAGAGCTTCGGAGATAGGGTTAAGTATTGGGTCACTATCAATGAGCCAACCCTGGTTTCAGACTTTGCCTTTATTAGGGGAAAATACCCTCCTAGTCACTGTTCCCCTCCTTTTGGAAATTGTTATACTGGTAACTCCGATGTTGAGCCTCTCCTTGTCATGCACAATATGTTGCTGTCGCATGCTAAGGCTGTTGAATTATACCGAAAGCACTATCAG GCAAAGCAAGCTGGTACCGTTGGCATTGTTGCACATACCTTCATGTATGAGCCTCTTAGAGATGAAGAATGTGATAGACAAGCTACAAATAGGGCCTTGGCTTTTGTCATAGGATG GTTACTAGATCCCCTAGTTTTTGGTGAGTACCCTGCTGAGATGCGCTCTATTCTTGGGAACCGGTTGCCAAAGATCTCTACGAAGGAGAAGAGTCTCCTAAGAGGCAGCCTGGACTTCATTGGCATCAATAACTATGGAGCTCTCTATGCCAAGGATTGCTACCTCTCTACTTGTCCACTCGAGGCAGCTCGTCCAATAAGAGGCTTTCTGGAAACAACTGGGATGAGAGATGGCATTCCAATTGGTGATCAG ACAGGAATGCCAAGGTTCTTTGTGGTTCCAAAGGGCATGGAGAAGATTGTAGACTACATAAAGATAAAATACCAAAACCTGCCCATGTATATTACAGAAAATG GATATTCTTCGCCACTCAACGCAAGCATGACAATGCATGATTTACTACATGATTTCAAACGGATAGAGTATCATAAAGCTTACCTTGCAGCTTTGCTTAGAGCCATAAG AAAAGGTGCAGATGTAAGAGGATATATGGTATGGTCGTTGTTTGACAACTTTGAATGGAATAGTGGATATAATGTAAGATTTGGATTATATTATGTGGATAGACAGACACTTGAACGAATTCCTAAACTTTCAGTTGAGTGGTTTTCTAGTTTCCTCAACAATACTAGTGATGATACCAACATAGAAGACTTGAGCAAGCAATATAGAAGCAAATATGTGACAGCAACTGctgttgtttaa
- the LOC25487361 gene encoding beta-glucosidase 18 isoform X2, whose product MSSLGINVYRFSISWSRILPRGTYGDINPSGVMFYNNLIDNLLLRGIEPFVTIHHHDLPQELEERYGGWLSPLIQRDFVHFAEICFKSFGDRVKYWVTINEPTLVSDFAFIRGKYPPSHCSPPFGNCYTGNSDVEPLLVMHNMLLSHAKAVELYRKHYQAKQAGTVGIVAHTFMYEPLRDEECDRQATNRALAFVIGWLLDPLVFGEYPAEMRSILGNRLPKISTKEKSLLRGSLDFIGINNYGALYAKDCYLSTCPLEAARPIRGFLETTGMRDGIPIGDQTGMPRFFVVPKGMEKIVDYIKIKYQNLPMYITENGYSSPLNASMTMHDLLHDFKRIEYHKAYLAALLRAIRKGADVRGYMVWSLFDNFEWNSGYNVRFGLYYVDRQTLERIPKLSVEWFSSFLNNTSDDTNIEDLSKQYRSKYVTATAVV is encoded by the exons ATGTCATCACTTGGGATAAATGTATATAGATTTTCAATTTCATGGTCTAGAATTCTACCTA GAGGAACATATGGGGACATAAATCCAAGTGGGGTTATGTTCTACAACAATCTTATAGACAATCTGCTGCTTAGAG GAATTGAGCCTTTTGTGACAATTCACCATCATGACTTGCCACAAGAGCTGGAAGAAAGATATGGTGGTTGGCTTAGTCCCCTAATTCA GAGAGATTTTGTTCACTTTGCTGAAATTTGTTTTAAGAGCTTCGGAGATAGGGTTAAGTATTGGGTCACTATCAATGAGCCAACCCTGGTTTCAGACTTTGCCTTTATTAGGGGAAAATACCCTCCTAGTCACTGTTCCCCTCCTTTTGGAAATTGTTATACTGGTAACTCCGATGTTGAGCCTCTCCTTGTCATGCACAATATGTTGCTGTCGCATGCTAAGGCTGTTGAATTATACCGAAAGCACTATCAG GCAAAGCAAGCTGGTACCGTTGGCATTGTTGCACATACCTTCATGTATGAGCCTCTTAGAGATGAAGAATGTGATAGACAAGCTACAAATAGGGCCTTGGCTTTTGTCATAGGATG GTTACTAGATCCCCTAGTTTTTGGTGAGTACCCTGCTGAGATGCGCTCTATTCTTGGGAACCGGTTGCCAAAGATCTCTACGAAGGAGAAGAGTCTCCTAAGAGGCAGCCTGGACTTCATTGGCATCAATAACTATGGAGCTCTCTATGCCAAGGATTGCTACCTCTCTACTTGTCCACTCGAGGCAGCTCGTCCAATAAGAGGCTTTCTGGAAACAACTGGGATGAGAGATGGCATTCCAATTGGTGATCAG ACAGGAATGCCAAGGTTCTTTGTGGTTCCAAAGGGCATGGAGAAGATTGTAGACTACATAAAGATAAAATACCAAAACCTGCCCATGTATATTACAGAAAATG GATATTCTTCGCCACTCAACGCAAGCATGACAATGCATGATTTACTACATGATTTCAAACGGATAGAGTATCATAAAGCTTACCTTGCAGCTTTGCTTAGAGCCATAAG AAAAGGTGCAGATGTAAGAGGATATATGGTATGGTCGTTGTTTGACAACTTTGAATGGAATAGTGGATATAATGTAAGATTTGGATTATATTATGTGGATAGACAGACACTTGAACGAATTCCTAAACTTTCAGTTGAGTGGTTTTCTAGTTTCCTCAACAATACTAGTGATGATACCAACATAGAAGACTTGAGCAAGCAATATAGAAGCAAATATGTGACAGCAACTGctgttgtttaa